A stretch of Salvelinus alpinus chromosome 4, SLU_Salpinus.1, whole genome shotgun sequence DNA encodes these proteins:
- the LOC139573574 gene encoding protein O-linked-mannose beta-1,4-N-acetylglucosaminyltransferase 2-like, translating to MRAASCRMNAAAILNGLLVSVVAALLWKYVRLSEHAAVLEEELQLTHQSQELSQARIDYHAALLALQEYGTRMVCTGKMHTDRICRFDYLCYCTEAEEFVFFHSNSSFMLPNLGPRRFQPALLDLSSVEDHNTQYFNFLELPAAALKFMPKPVFVPDVTLILNRFNPDNLMHVFHDDLLPIFYTMQQYSDLDDEARLVFMEGWGEGAHFDLYRLLSSKQPLLKEQLRNFGKLMCFTKSYVGLSKMTTWYQYGFVQPQGPKANILVSGNEIRQFSSSLMEKLNITTRGGEESAAEEKDEYIVVFSRSINRLILNEAELILALAQEFQMRAVTVSLEEQTFPSIVKVISGASILVSMHGAQLVSSLFLSRGAVVVELFPYAVNPEQYTPYKTLASLPGMDLQYVAWRNMVEENSVAYPERPWEQGGIAHLDKEDQEHILASKEVPRHLCCRNPEWLYRIYQDTIVDIPSLLEALRATVKTRPNLKKAKPASTVHPGQVREPQCQTSVQATNEAKLTVSWQIPWNLKYLKVREVKYEVWIQEQGENTYMPYILPHQNYTFSENIKPFTTYLVWVRCIFNKNLLGPFADVLTCRT from the coding sequence ATGCGTGCGGCGAGCTGCAGGATGAACGCGGCGGCCATTCTGAACGGCCTGCTGGTGTCGGTGGTGGCAGCACTGCTCTGGAAGTACGTGAGGCTAAGCGAGCACGCTGCAGTACTGGAGGAGGAGCTGCAGCTGACCCACCAGTCCCAGGAGTTGTCCCAGGCCCGGATAGACTACCACGCTGCTCTGCTGGCCCTCCAGGAATATGGCACCCGTATGGTCTGCACCGGCAAGATGCACACTGATCGCATCTGCCGCTTCGACTACCTGTGCTACTGCACCGAGGCCGAGGAGTTTGTCTTCTTCCACAGCAACTCCTCCTTCATGCTGCCCAACCTGGGGCCCCGGCGATTCCAGCCGGCCCTGCTGGACCTGTCCTCTGTGGAGGATCACAACACCCAGTACTTCAACTTCCTGGAGCTGCCCGCAGCTGCCCTCAAGTTCATGCCCAAGCCTGTGTTCGTCCCTGACGTCACCCTCATCCTCAACCGTTTCAATCCGGATAATCTGATGCATGTGTTCCACGATGACCTGCTTCCCATCTTCTACACCATGCAGCAGTACTCGGACCTGGACGATGAGGCCCGCCTGGTCTTCATGGAGGGCTGGGGTGAGGGCGCACACTTTGACCTCTACCGCCTGCTGAGCAGCAAGCAGCCACTTCTCAAAGAACAGCTGAGGAACTTTGGCAAACTTATGTGCTTCACAAAGTCCTACGTGGGCTTGTCCAAGATGACCACATGGTACCAGTACGGCTTTGTCCAACCACAGGGCCCCAAAGCCAACATCCTGGTCTCTGGGAACGAGATCCGGCAGTTTTCCTCATCGCTGATGGAGAAGCTCAATATCACCAcgcgaggaggagaggagagcgcaGCGGAGGAAAAGGACGAGTACATCGTAGTGTTCAGTCGCTCCATCAACAGACTCATCCTGAACGAAGCGGAGCTGATCCTTGCGTTAGCGCAGGAGTTCCAGATGAGAGCGGTGACGGTGTCTCTGGAGGAGCAGACCTTCCCCAGCATCGTCAAGGTCATCAGCGGGGCCTCCATATTGGTCAGCATGCACGGGGCCcagctggtctcctctctcttcctctcccgggGGGCCGTCGTAGTGGAGCTCTTTCCCTATGCGGTCAACCCAGAGCAGTACACCCCTTACAAAACCCTGGCCTCTCTACCAGGCATGGACCTGCAGTATGTGGCCTGGAGGAACATGGTGGAGGAGAACTCTGTGGCCTACCCAGAGAGGCCCTGGGAGCAGGGTGGTATAGCCCACCTGGATAAGGAAGACCAGGAGCACATCCTGGCCAGTAAGGAAGTGCCCAGACACCTGTGTTGCCGCAACCCTGAGTGGCTCTATCGCATCTACCAGGACACCATAGTGGACATCCCTTCTTTACTAGAGGCTCTCAGAGCGACAGTGAAAACCAGGCCCAACCTGAAGAAGGCCAAGCCTGCCAGCACGGTCCACCCAGGCCAGGTCAGAGAGCCCCAGTGCCAGACGTCGGTCCAGGCCACCAACGAGGCCAAGCTGACTGTGTCGTGGCAAATCCCCTGGAACCTCAAGTACCTGAAGGTCAGGGAGGTGAAGTACGAAGTGTGGATCCAGGAGCAAGGAGAGAACACGTACATGCCTTATATTCTCCCCCACCAGAACTATACCTTCTCTGAAAACATCAAACCCTTTACGACGTACCTGGTGTGGGTGCGCTGCATCTTTAACAAAAACCTCCTGGGGCCCTTTGCAGATGTACTCACGTGCAGGACATAA